The Pseudarthrobacter sp. NS4 genome includes a window with the following:
- a CDS encoding transketolase family protein, with amino-acid sequence MSTNTTAAEAPDTAAAAKPKLKTSAMIASFADPGQKTSSAPFGHALVKAAQENDKIVGLTADLGKYTDMHIFAKAFPERFFQMGMAEQLLFGAAAGLAETGMVPFASTYSVFAARRAYDFICLDAAEPNLNVNIVGGLPGLTTGYGPSHQATEDMAIFRGMPNLTIVDPCDSLDIEQAVPQLAASEGPTYLRLLRGNVPTVLDEYDYTFELGKAKVLHGGNDVVFISSGLMTMRALQAAKALAAHNVDVAVVHAPTIKPFDAATVLAEINTDRLAVTLENHSVIGGLFETVASAVVTAGLGKRVVPVGLPDQFLDAGALPTLHERYGLSVDRIVAKVLAELG; translated from the coding sequence TCCGGGCCAGAAGACCTCCTCCGCACCGTTCGGACACGCCCTGGTTAAAGCCGCGCAGGAAAACGACAAAATCGTCGGCCTCACTGCGGACCTGGGCAAATACACGGACATGCACATCTTTGCGAAGGCCTTCCCGGAACGCTTCTTCCAGATGGGCATGGCCGAGCAGCTGCTCTTCGGCGCAGCGGCCGGGCTCGCCGAAACCGGCATGGTGCCCTTCGCATCCACCTACTCCGTGTTCGCCGCCCGCCGCGCCTATGACTTCATCTGCCTGGACGCCGCTGAGCCGAACCTGAACGTGAACATCGTCGGCGGCCTGCCCGGCCTGACCACCGGCTACGGCCCCAGCCACCAGGCCACCGAAGACATGGCGATCTTCCGCGGCATGCCCAACCTGACCATCGTTGACCCCTGCGACTCGCTCGACATCGAACAGGCCGTCCCCCAGCTCGCAGCAAGCGAAGGCCCAACCTACCTGCGCCTGCTACGCGGTAACGTCCCCACCGTCCTGGACGAGTACGACTACACCTTCGAACTCGGCAAAGCCAAAGTCCTGCACGGCGGCAACGACGTCGTGTTCATCTCCTCCGGCCTGATGACCATGCGCGCCCTGCAGGCAGCCAAGGCCCTCGCCGCACACAACGTCGACGTCGCCGTCGTCCATGCCCCCACCATCAAACCGTTCGACGCCGCCACCGTCCTGGCCGAAATCAACACCGACCGCCTCGCCGTCACGCTGGAAAACCACAGCGTGATTGGCGGTCTCTTCGAAACCGTCGCCTCCGCCGTCGTCACCGCAGGGCTCGGCAAGCGCGTAGTTCCCGTGGGACTCCCCGACCAATTCCTCGACGCCGGCGCACTGCCCACCCTCCACGAAAGGTACGGCCTGTCCGTGGACCGCATCGTCGCCAAAGTCCTCGCCGAACTCGGCTAG